From a single Cherax quadricarinatus isolate ZL_2023a chromosome 45, ASM3850222v1, whole genome shotgun sequence genomic region:
- the LOC128694940 gene encoding uncharacterized protein — translation MRSFWFLLLGLTWNHLVSGTVKVLVLQEDGVLSESSWARSTRTTPPTPSATACLRFRVYFFRPLTHVFSVVSRQETREINGEIFVDYVRPIVSAAFYFLGISEPLQVLKWYHYCLTYNHTVAQIAAYLDGQLQGVITRNITRWFGEATMVLGQYSIDFLSGYTKTRSFSGQLTQAGVWSRCLSHTEVSQLASCGPDPPGIAIPWNHEWILNNATFVEVPENEVCEKKSKSSYIKFLPMTYENARRACTGLGGYLPVPQSLEHANELIRIMLEPPKITIIWIGATDEQEEGVYTNVHTGEELQWFKWGSNDPNGLKWQNCLELDTDFMHDYPCHVTLEAMCFLESQREWKLRGPCEEDTANYKYSLLHPAQGVVVFRGYYQYEIVEEKEFWIWRNVITNKVVARLPFHESRWPMGRRNWTMESEVCERKGTQVLQLSSCMNSEFTCKDGSCIPRLQRCDRRPDCQDESDEQECLLVERPLGYHHNLPPPSRVSGTPLPVSLKLKLVSLSLSDRDSYLEVTYHLNLTWWDLRLRFNNLKNASRLNQVPVTEHGRLWTPSLTLVNVRGTERTLMDDEAVITVHRQGHPLADDLSVPEDVNVYLGFENPLSMERKYTSQFLCDLNLHLYPFDEQRCFMHFEALSAATDFLVLEKSTSVVVYVGAELLIEYTVVSVVLQLDNNQTMAKALVEVVLQRRIGYPIISIYVPTVILLILAYLSLIFRRDDFETRVASALTVLLVLASLFTQTSTSLPKTSYFKMVDVWLLFSISLIFFVIVFHIVIDMAYEGKLVGSSSNTSPHPTKITSLSVDTKRETVTHGVTHGMSLPGRVAATAKPSWFRPLDGETTVERNKRLSDKLFIQALLLIPCYFTAFNFVYWIYILA, via the exons GGTTGACATGGAACCACCTGGTGTCGGGGACGGTGAAGGTACTGGTCCTTCAAGAGGACGGAGTGTTGAGCGAGTCCTCATGGGCTCGTAGTACGCGCACaacccctcccacaccctccgCCACCGCCTGCCTCAGGTTCAGGGTATACTTCTTCAGGCCTCTCACCCATGTCTTCTCCGTAGTCTCCCGCCAAGAGACCAGGGAGATCAATGGAG AAATCTTTGTGGACTATGTGCGTCCCATAGTGTCAGCCGCTTTCTACTTTCTGGGCATCTCTGAGCCACTACAGGTACTCAAATGGTACCACTATTGCCTCACATACAACCATACCGTCGCCCAAATAGCTGCTTACCTCGACGGCCAGCTGCAAGGAGTCATCACCAGGAACATCACTAG GTGGTTTGGAGAAGCCACCATGGTGTTAGGCCAGTACAGTATTGACTTTCTTAGCGGATACACCAAGACTCGAAGCTTTAGCGGACAATTAACACAAGCTGGGGTTTGGAGTCGGTGTCTCTCTCATACAGAAGTGTCTCAGCTGGCTTCTTGCGGGCCAGATCCCCCGGGAATTGCCATTCCCTGGAACCACGAGTGGATCCTCAACAACGCCACCTTCGTTGAGGTTCCAGAGAACGAGGTATGTGAGAAGAAGAGCAAATCGTCTTACATAAAATTTTTGCCTATGACCTACGAAAATGCCAGAAGAGCATGTACAGGGCTTGGTGGTTACCTGCCAGTACCTCAGTCTCTTGAACATGCTAACGAGTTGATAAGAATCATGTTAGAACCTCCGAAGATCACAATTATTTGGATAGGGGCAACGGACGAACAGGAGGAAGGCGTCTACACCAACGTCCACACTGGAGAGGAACTCCAGTGGTTCAAGTGGGGCAGTAACGACCCCAATGGACTTAAATGGCAAAATTGTCTTGAGTTAGACACGGATTTCATGCACGATTACCCATGCCACGTCACCCTAGAAGCCATGTGTTTTCTTGAATCCCAAAGGGAATGGAAGCTCCGAGGCCCATGTGAGGAGGACACGGCTAACTACAAGTACAGTCTGTTGCACCCGGCTCAGGGCGTGGTTGTCTTCCGGGGTTACTATCAGTACGAGATCGTTGAGGAGAAAGAGTTTTGGATCTGGAGAAATGTTATTACAAACAAAGTCGTTGCTCGATTGCCCTTCCACGAGTCCCGATGGCCTATGGGGCGTCGGAACTGGACAATGGAGAGCGAAGTCTGTGAGAGGAAAGGAACACAAGTACTTCAGCTCAGTTCTTGCATGAACAGCGAGTTCACTTGTAAGGATGGTTCATGTATTCCACGACTTCAGCGCTGCGACCGTCGACCTGACTGTCAAGACGAGAGCGACGAGCAAGAGTGTCTGCTGGTGGAACGACCACTTGGCTACCACCACAATCTGCCGCCTCCCAGTAGAGTCTCTG GGACTCCCCTGCCTGTGAGTCTAAAATTAAAGCTGGTAAGCTTATCCTTAAGTGACAGAGATAGTTACCTGGAGGTCACCTACCACCTCAACCTCACCTGGTGGGACCTACGACTCCGCTTCAATAATCTCAAAAATGCTTCACGTCTCAATCAG gtTCCGGTGACGGAGCATGGGAGGTTATGGACGCCATCTTTAACGTTGGTCAACGTGCGAGGGACTGAGAGGACGCTAATGGACGACGAGGCTGTCATCACCGTTCACCGCCAGGGACACCCTCTAGCTGATGACTTATCCGTGCCTGAGGACG TGAACGTGTACTTGGGGTTCGAGAACCCGCTGAGTATGGAACGTAAATATACATCTCAGTTCCTGTGCGACCTCAACCTACATCTGTACCCTTTCGACGAGCAGCGCTGCTTCATGCATTTTGAGGCGCTCTCCGCCGCTACCGACTTCCTGGTGCTGGAGAAGAGCACTTCAGTGGTTGTGTATGTCGGAGCCGAGCTGCTTATTGAGTACACG GTAGTGAGTGTGGTCCTACAACTGGACAACAACCAGACAATGGCCAAGGctttagtggaggtggtgttgcagcgAAGAATAGGATACCCAATCATCTCTATCTACGTCCCCACCGTCATCCTTCTCATTCTGGCGTACCTTTCCCTCATTTTCCGGAGGGATGACTTCGAGACAAGAGTGGCGTCGGCGCTGACTGTCCTGCTAGTGCTGGCGTCTCTCTTCACTCAG ACATCTACATCCCTGCCCAAAACGTCTTACTTCAAGATGGTGGACGTATGGCTTCTCTTCAGCATCTCTCTAATCTTCTTTGTCATCGTCTTCCATATCGTAATTGATATGGCTTACGAAGGCAAGCTCGTCGGCTCCTCCTCCAATACATCGCCTCACCCCACCAAGATAACTTCCCTTAGTGTGGATACCAAAAGAGAGACGGTGACCCACGGGGTGACCCACGGGATGTCGCTTCCTGGTAGGGTAGCTGCCACTGCTAAGCCCAGTTGGTTTCGCCCCTTGGATGGCGAGACAACAGTGGAGAGGAACAAGAGACTCTCTGATAAACTCTTCATACAAGCGCTGTTATTGATCCCATGttacttcactgctttcaatttTGTCTACTGGATTTACATTTTAGCTTGA